The following proteins come from a genomic window of Pelagicoccus albus:
- a CDS encoding RNA polymerase sigma factor, with protein sequence MPSESNQDGELMRGLIAGTPGALEKIIEYWERPLFSFVFRYTQNEFAAREIVQETFIRIYQKRERFDFSYPMSSWVFTIAANLCKNRARWRRRHPEVSLEGEKRGGENESGLIEFLPADAETPHHILERQEDLKALKDAVMSLPHDLRTAVLLHHYQEMSYKEIAEVVGCSPRGVETRLYRARKQLRKSLSKGLEALTPDSDILSAGAVLPDFARASV encoded by the coding sequence ATGCCTAGCGAATCGAATCAGGATGGCGAGCTCATGCGGGGCCTCATTGCAGGCACGCCAGGAGCTCTTGAGAAAATTATTGAGTACTGGGAGCGTCCGCTCTTTTCGTTCGTTTTTCGCTACACGCAAAACGAATTCGCCGCGCGGGAAATTGTGCAGGAAACGTTCATTCGCATTTACCAGAAGCGGGAGCGTTTCGATTTCAGTTATCCCATGTCTTCGTGGGTGTTTACCATAGCTGCCAACCTGTGTAAAAACCGGGCTCGCTGGCGAAGGCGTCATCCTGAAGTCTCGCTCGAGGGAGAAAAGAGAGGAGGCGAAAACGAATCGGGTCTGATAGAGTTTTTGCCCGCGGATGCAGAGACACCGCATCACATTCTCGAAAGACAGGAAGATTTGAAGGCTTTGAAAGACGCGGTTATGAGTCTTCCGCACGATTTGAGAACAGCGGTCCTCCTGCATCATTATCAAGAAATGAGCTACAAGGAGATCGCGGAGGTCGTAGGCTGCTCGCCGCGAGGCGTTGAGACTAGATTGTATCGTGCACGAAAGCAGCTACGTAAAAGTCTATCAAAGGGTCTGGAGGCTCTTACTCCCGATTCCGATATATTGAGCGCAGGGGCTGTGTTACCAGATTTCGCGCGGGCTAGCGTCTAG
- a CDS encoding energy transducer TonB gives MNPIRSLLLTSLCVCSLLPPRAKGDEELSEGMQIPDKSSLLTILDTVDPAFPARLKDFGYPEGDVTFAVVVDQNGKLQDSFLIEASHLEFAEEVSKVLPLWSFTPPIIDGEPSSIASKIKVIFERGRGFLYESGGSNSLGNRIGKRSGSESYQIYPLKELDSIPIPRKIVEPSFHSQLLEGKEVVTAVFEFYIDEAGRVRIPTLRESAEEIDETLLVLAQEALLQWEFEPPLKNGKPVATLAAQPFRFAREQAEGAAD, from the coding sequence ATGAATCCAATCCGATCACTGCTGTTAACTTCCCTCTGCGTCTGCAGCCTGCTCCCGCCTCGAGCAAAAGGCGACGAGGAGCTATCCGAGGGTATGCAAATCCCGGACAAATCCAGCCTTTTGACGATCCTGGATACCGTCGACCCTGCGTTCCCGGCCCGCTTGAAAGATTTCGGTTACCCAGAAGGCGACGTTACCTTCGCAGTCGTGGTCGACCAAAATGGAAAACTGCAGGACTCTTTCCTCATCGAAGCCAGCCACTTGGAATTTGCCGAAGAGGTAAGCAAAGTTCTGCCTTTGTGGTCCTTCACCCCACCAATCATAGACGGAGAGCCATCCAGTATCGCCAGCAAGATCAAAGTGATTTTCGAACGCGGCCGGGGCTTTCTCTATGAGTCAGGAGGGTCCAATAGCCTCGGAAATCGGATCGGTAAAAGAAGCGGATCCGAGTCGTACCAAATCTATCCGCTTAAGGAGCTAGATTCGATACCCATTCCTCGCAAAATCGTGGAGCCGAGCTTCCATTCCCAATTGTTGGAGGGCAAAGAAGTGGTCACGGCCGTCTTCGAATTCTATATCGATGAAGCCGGCCGAGTCAGAATCCCAACCCTCCGCGAGTCGGCCGAGGAAATAGACGAGACACTTCTCGTCTTAGCTCAAGAGGCCTTGCTGCAGTGGGAGTTCGAACCACCTCTCAAAAACGGCAAGCCGGTGGCCACCCTAGCAGCTCAGCCGTTTCGCTTCGCCCGGGAGCAAGCCGAGGGAGCGGCAGACTAA